taaaaggCCAGAGAGAGTCCACAGGATGTCAAAGTAAGAGCCACTATCGATGGGCTATGGCCATATACCAAGGGCCGGTCTAGAAACTGGTGCCCAAGCTCTCAGGACAGGGCTGACGGCAGTCAGGAGGCAATCTGACAACTGAGAGCAGAGGAGCAGAATCATGGACGGGAGGCCTTGTTCCCGAGACATTCTGACTTCACTTTTGCTGTGTTCTTAACCCACTTCCTAGAGACAGAAGTCAGTAATGAGATTCGGCAGTGAGCTAAGAGGACAAGGCCAGAACCCTagcagacagaggtagaggactGAACCCCCACCTCTGCCTACCTCCCCAAACCTCTCTACCTGCCACCTCGATGGGCACTCCTTACATCTGTGTGAGGAGgtataatttcataatattttccttCCATTCAGGCAGATAGGCCAGGCTGGTAGCCACTTCCTTCTGGATGGGCCAGGCCCAGGCCTCAAAGAACGGAGCCAGGTTCTTCTGCACTTGGTGGGAGAACATCTTGACCCACAGATTCATTTTGTCGACATTGTCTGTGGGCAGGTTGGTCTGGTTCCTGTACTCTGTGAAGAGACGGATGAATGGCTCCCAGCCAAAGGCTTCCTGGAgctagaaagagaaagaggaaaccaGGTGAGACGTCTAACCTACAGAAAGAGGGCCCCGCAAACAACACAAGTGTGATGTGCTTAACTCCCTGAGCGTGGGCTTCATGTCCACCCCTGGCCTTCCCTCCTGTTCTGCACACTGCCCTCATGTCCCGTTCTCCCACTTTCTGATCTTAAGAAGGGCCTTGGGGCAGACAGCAGGCAGACATGGCTGTGGTGTGATTGCtgcaataattaaaattgatGTTTTATACCAATATCATTCACCTAACTCACAAGATCACGAAAATAACGATGGGATGTTACACAGGGTCTTAAAACCGACCAAGTGGATGGATCCTTATTATCTTTCATAGTTACAAGGTTAAATAAACTCCAGTAATTGGGAAACTCCCACCCCTGTGCTGCAATCCTCAATAATCAGAGGTCTGGGTCGGTTCACAAGGCTACCCAAATGGCCTTTGGGGGCAGGGGGTAGAAGTGGGAGACCACAGGTAGTCTAGTCAGCCAGAACCAAGAAGTCATAGTTTTAGAAACAGGCAGCCATCCCAAGGCCATGCCTAGAGTCCATGCTAGCCGGGATTTCAGAGTTTTTGAGCACAGAGGCCCCTGGGCAGCTCCCTAGACTGACTTAACTTTACTCCACGGACGAGGAACGTTTGCTCCTGCCCCTAACAAGAAAGTGAAAACAGAGCCTCCCCGATGACTTCACACCATTGCCCTGGCAGTGAGAACGGGCAGAGAGGAACTTGAGCAGGTGGAAGAACCAGAATAGAGCAGGCCTGGCCTGACCCCAGGCGATGCCACGCCCCACTGTGAGCCGGGAACTGATCCAGGCACTGGTGGGGGCAGCCGTCTAGGGCATGGAGCACTCAGAGGCAAAGCCGACCTCCGTGCCCAGGGCAGTGAGGATGCCGCGTGGATTGCCTATTGAGGTGGGGTCTGAGGCACAGCCAGGTCATAATGAGGAGAGGGTACGCTCAATGAGGGGAAGGCAGGTCATAACCAGGAGCAGTGCGTGAATGGGGTGGTTTGGTGCTAGCTGTTTGGTAGAAAGTTTGGCTTCAATTGAGGGTCTGTCTGCCTTTAagaccagagagaaagagagtataTTTTTATAGTACTGTGTTTGCCTCCAAGGGTTTTAAGATTTCTCACCTCCCTGGGGGTGCAGCTGAGGCTACTAAGTCCACTCTAGGGTCATGCAAAGTGAGGCCCGAGAGGCCTCACCCAATAGGACTTTTACACTTGGCCTTGTCCGCGCGTCTCCCATGGCTGAGTGTGGGAGACAGATGCAGTGGGGGTCTCCTGGGTGGCTAGAAGATCATCTGACACTTGGCCCTGTTGGTCCTCACAGCGAGGGTCTCCCTCCCattgccctcccccaccccctgtccAGTACCTGTAAATACGTCTCCAGTGCGGTCCACGCGTTCCAGTTTTTCACATTGGGTCCCTTGCCCAGGTAGATTCGGACACGCTTCTCCCGAACCGGGGGCCACAGGGCAATATTGGCACGGCCTCGAGGAATGCCCAGGACTGTTTCGTGCACATAAACACACCACAGGTTGCAGGTGGCCTCGGTGGTGTGCGGTGGGAACTCCCACTCCTGCCGCTGCTGGTTGCGGCCCAGCTCGTGCACGGGGCCCCACAGCCCCTTGGTTCTGATGAGCTTCTCATTGATGAGCTCCTGCACGGACTCCAGATGGCACATGATGGGGTACCCAGCATGCATCCAGCCTGGGAAATacaggagggcagaggaagggtTAGGGTCCTCCTATCCACCTGGGGAAACTGCCACAAGAATCAGTAGACCCAGGCTACCTCCCGCACCCTACCGCTCAGGAGGGCAATCCAAGCCCAAaccctccaggccctcctcccGCTCGGTGCGAATGCTCTCACTGCACTCTGACGTGCGGGGCCACAGGAGGGGGCGTGGGTTGTAGGGAGCCATTCGTGCCACCATtgcagttttctgtttttatgaggaTGCCTTACCCACGTGAACTTGTGTCTCATGTTTTTTCTCAAAATTCAGAACTCTTTGAAGGTGGTTTCCCCTCCCATGATCACATTGACACTACTTTACACTGGTGATTTATTCATCCCAAGAAAACGAGGGTCTAGAGAAATTTCTTTGGTCCTTTGAGATCTAGACATTCCCTGTTCCATTTTCTGGGCTCCGTCACCCATAGGCAAAGGAGTCTTCATTCAGTGTCTCTCAGTGACTCTGGGCTAATTCAAGGCCCTCTGCTGTCTCTACCCACTTCTCGATGTCTCCATTTGGACACTTGTGAAGGATCAGGTAGCATCCCTTGATGTCTTTGATGACATCTCTTGACATGCTGATGGACATggctatttatttcttacataacCTTTTCCCTAGCTATTTAAATAGCAAGGAGTATGTCTACATGTCTTGCTAGGAGAGCATGTGTACCCTCCTGGCTGCCTACTGCATGGCTGTGGAAAGGCACTTTGTGTCTGCGTGCAGAGGGGTCAGGGCACCCACCAACTGAGATCTGCACGTCAGCGACAATCCTCTGAGGCAGACGTAAGGGGAAGGGTTCGGCTCCCAGTCGTGCCACCGCCTGCATCACCTCATCCCAGAGGCGGAGCAGTGGCTCAGGGTTCTCCAGAGCACGCAGATTTGCAGTTGGCACAGTCAGGATAATGTTGTCCGTGGCCAGCTCTCCCCAGGGACCTGGATTCTCCTGGATACGCCTCTTCCATTCCTCCTGGGATGTCTCCCCTAGAAGAGAGGCCAGGGGGGCTTGGAACATGCTTTCCCAAATACCTTAAGTCAAAACATCCAACTCAGACCCCAGGAGGGGAACGAACGACAAGACCATGAGCAATACATCCCTCCTCTTTATCCTGGGACGTCCCCATGGATATGATGTGGTGTTTATCTCCTGGCCCCAGAGCAGAATCTAAGGAGGCCACCCTCCGTCCCACCAGGCTGTGTGTCTCTCTCCTACATCAAACAGCCCTCAAGCCCCTCCTCGTCCCAGCCCTCTGCCTCCCTCGGGATGCAGCCCACAGCTTCCACTCACCCAGCTTGTAGTAGGGAGCATGCACGGCTCCCTTCACGGTGATGGGCACAGAACCCAGTTTGCTGCTCTGAGGCACAATGATATAGAGGAGGCCACCCCAGAGGCAGGTGATGGACTTCGTGGGCTTGTCCAGGCAGCACCGGTTAATCACCAGGGGGCCTCGGAACAGCTTGCTGGCCCTGGTCAGGTCATCCGTGTGGCAGCCAATCTGGATCTGAGGCAGAGAAATCCCCCCAACAGAGTCACCACAGGGCATGGGTGGGTGACAGGAGAGAGTGCAGGAGGCGGAGGCTCAGGAAGGTCATAGGGCCACGACCCCATGTACCATCAATGAGTTGTGTCAGAGAGCCCATGAAATCACAGCCCCCCGCAGGTCTTATGGACTAACTATGGGTGAATTATTCTTGTGAGGGATTCCAATATCTCTACAGTGGGTCGTGCAGAATCATTAACATAAGGAGAAGCAGGTGTAACCAGTAAGACAAATTCCAAGGAGCACTGACTCCACAAATGGTCCCTCAGTGTCTTTTAAGAGAGTCCTAGTTTGCAGATTCTGCAGTGGTGGACCTGGCACTGATGAGTGGAGGGGACCCGATGTTTTTCAGTGGGATCCCGCTGATGAAGTGGAGGGTTGGTTCAGTCCTGCCCCTCTCTCCAAGGCCCCCCTTCCTGGAAAGGTGAAGTGACTCCTATACCTGGTGACCATGGGATTGTTTCCCTGGTTTATGCTAAACAAGTGCCAGGATAGGAAGGGCATAGACTAGGCTCCACCAGCCAATGGTCGTCTGGGGAGGTAGAGCCAGATGGGGTATCTGCATGTGGAAGTGGAAAAGCAGACCATGGACTCCAGCAATCAAGATACCACCTTTGGTGTTATGGGGAAGAAGCCAGGGTGAGAGGGAGCTTGTGCTACAACCAGAGAAATATATGGGCATAGAAAGTGAACTGAGATTTATTCAATCCCTGTGGAGGGGTAGGTTAACTTCCGTTTGATGCCTCTATTCCTCCCTCTCTGACACAAGTCAAAAGGACAATACTTAAGAACCAGCAGTTGGCTAGTCTTGAGTCCTGAGCTCTGAAACGTTTCAGTCTATACGTTGTCTGCAATGCAACTGGCTTATCCTTATAATGTGGGCATAGATATGTGACTTGTATTGCCAGTAGGGTTTTATGAGGACCAAATAAAGTACAAGTGGGGAAGGCAAGAGTCTTGGGTACATGTTATGTGATGGGCAGGGCATGTCCTCACCTTCAGATCTGCAGAGGCAGCAGATTCTGGCAATGAGACTTCTATGATTTGCCTTCCAGGTATGTAGAGCCCGGTGCTCATCCAGCAGTATCGGGTGCCTGTCAAAAGCACAGAAGGGTAGACTTTATCCCTCCTCCATGACTCCACGCAACCTGGCACCTCCACAGATCCTTCAAGAGCTCTGCCCACCCTTTCCCTTCTGAGCTACCCTGATCAATCTCTTCCAAACAGCACTGCAAGCCTCAGCCCCTGACTTCTCCAAAGGATAAGTGGACAAGGATAGAGACAATCATCTGCAGAAGTCAGACCCCCAAATGAAGTGCTGCAATCATATGCCCCAATCCCAGCAGTTCCCAAGTTGCTCCCAGGCTCATTCCATACCTGGATTGGTACAGTTGACCTCCACGGTGATGGGAGACTCGGAAGGGCGCAGATAGGGGCTGCTGTACATGTCTTCAATTTCCGGGACTAACAGAGAGAGGTCACTTCCAGAGTGGGCCAGACCGGTGGCCAGGGAGAGCATGGCCCCCCTGCAGCAGTCATTGATAACGGGGTTCTCTCGGGTGGCTACGGGGAGCCGATAGCGACTGAGCAGCTTCCTCAGGAGTCGGTGCACGGACATGTAGGCGGGGATCTCTTCTGCAGGGATCTGGAGGAAGGCTGCACCATCTGGGCCCAGCTTGGCTAACCAGCCCTTCTCCACATTCCCTCTCTTTCTGCCCATTATAACCTGGAACTCAGCCAGGGTGGAACGGAAGTGATAGGTCCTTATCCCTGCTTTCGGGGTACGGAAGGGCCCTGGATTGAGGCTTTGGCTTGTGATGCTGATGCCAAAGGGGTTGAGGAGGAGGTTTCCAGGGAATCGAGCCAAAGGGGACACCCCTGGGTTCTTGAAGGCCCACCACCAGGCTTGGGCTCCAACAAATAGCCCGCCGCCCTCTGCTACAAACTCCTGCAGCTCCTTGACCCCCACTTCACTCACAGGCTCAAAGCAATAGACACTTGCATCACTGGTGAGATTGGGTTCAATGCTGGTGTCTATGCCCCCCACCGCAAGCAGGCCGCTCAGCGTTCTCAGCTCTGTCTGCACCACGATCTTGCCTCTGCGGCCCCCATCCAGCCAGCGGACAGCATTGAGCAGAAAGGGGCCCAGTTTCCCCACTGTGAATAACACTTTATGGCCAGTCACAACCACCCGGCCCCGGCCATAGCGGGCAGCTGCTATCACACAGCCATGGTAGGAATCTAACCCCAGGGGAAAGGCTAAGGCCCCGTGCACTAGCAGCTGGGATGGGAAGCAGTCAGAGTTGCTGATGTCCAGCTCTGAAATCCCATGCAGGAGCTCGTCTCTGTCCTCGGAGAGGTCGTCTTCACAACT
This is a stretch of genomic DNA from Ictidomys tridecemlineatus isolate mIctTri1 chromosome 2, mIctTri1.hap1, whole genome shotgun sequence. It encodes these proteins:
- the Tcaf1 gene encoding TRPM8 channel-associated factor 1 isoform X2; this encodes MATPSAAFEALMNGVTSWDLPEDAVPCELLLIGEASFPVMVNDMGQVLIAASSYGRGRLVVLSHEDYLVEAQLTPFLLNAVGWLCSSPGAPIGVHPSLAPLLKILEGSGVEAKIEPEVNDSLGVYCIDAYNETMTEKLVQFMKRGGGLLIGGQAWDWANQGDDERVLFTFPGNLVTSVAGVYFTDNKGDTSFFKVSKKMPKIPVLVSCEDDLSEDRDELLHGISELDISNSDCFPSQLLVHGALAFPLGLDSYHGCVIAAARYGRGRVVVTGHKVLFTVGKLGPFLLNAVRWLDGGRRGKIVVQTELRTLSGLLAVGGIDTSIEPNLTSDASVYCFEPVSEVGVKELQEFVAEGGGLFVGAQAWWWAFKNPGVSPLARFPGNLLLNPFGISITSQSLNPGPFRTPKAGIRTYHFRSTLAEFQVIMGRKRGNVEKGWLAKLGPDGAAFLQIPAEEIPAYMSVHRLLRKLLSRYRLPVATRENPVINDCCRGAMLSLATGLAHSGSDLSLLVPEIEDMYSSPYLRPSESPITVEVNCTNPGTRYCWMSTGLYIPGRQIIEVSLPESAASADLKIQIGCHTDDLTRASKLFRGPLVINRCCLDKPTKSITCLWGGLLYIIVPQSSKLGSVPITVKGAVHAPYYKLGETSQEEWKRRIQENPGPWGELATDNIILTVPTANLRALENPEPLLRLWDEVMQAVARLGAEPFPLRLPQRIVADVQISVGWMHAGYPIMCHLESVQELINEKLIRTKGLWGPVHELGRNQQRQEWEFPPHTTEATCNLWCVYVHETVLGIPRGRANIALWPPVREKRVRIYLGKGPNVKNWNAWTALETYLQLQEAFGWEPFIRLFTEYRNQTNLPTDNVDKMNLWVKMFSHQVQKNLAPFFEAWAWPIQKEVATSLAYLPEWKENIMKLYLLTQM
- the Tcaf1 gene encoding TRPM8 channel-associated factor 1 isoform X1; amino-acid sequence: MATPSAAFEALMNGVTSWDLPEDAVPCELLLIGEASFPVMVNDMGQVLIAASSYGRGRLVVLSHEDYLVEAQLTPFLLNAVGWLCSSPGAPIGVHPSLAPLLKILEGSGVEAKIEPEVNDSLGVYCIDAYNETMTEKLVQFMKRGGGLLIGGQAWDWANQGDDERVLFTFPGNLVTSVAGVYFTDNKGDTSFFKVSKKMPKIPVLVSCEDDLSEDRDELLHGISELDISNSDCFPSQLLVHGALAFPLGLDSYHGCVIAAARYGRGRVVVTGHKVLFTVGKLGPFLLNAVRWLDGGRRGKIVVQTELRTLSGLLAVGGIDTSIEPNLTSDASVYCFEPVSEVGVKELQEFVAEGGGLFVGAQAWWWAFKNPGVSPLARFPGNLLLNPFGISITSQSLNPGPFRTPKAGIRTYHFRSTLAEFQVIMGRKRGNVEKGWLAKLGPDGAAFLQIPAEEIPAYMSVHRLLRKLLSRYRLPVATRENPVINDCCRGAMLSLATGLAHSGSDLSLLVPEIEDMYSSPYLRPSESPITVEVNCTNPGTRYCWMSTGLYIPGRQIIEVSLPESAASADLKIQIGCHTDDLTRASKLFRGPLVINRCCLDKPTKSITCLWGGLLYIIVPQSSKLGSVPITVKGAVHAPYYKLGETSQEEWKRRIQENPGPWGELATDNIILTVPTANLRALENPEPLLRLWDEVMQAVARLGAEPFPLRLPQRIVADVQISVGWMHAGYPIMCHLESVQELINEKLIRTKGLWGPVHELGRNQQRQEWEFPPHTTEATCNLWCVYVHETVLGIPRGRANIALWPPVREKRVRIYLGKGPNVKNWNAWTALETYLQLQEAFGWEPFIRLFTEYRNQTNLPTDNVDKMNLWVKMFSHQVQKNLAPFFEAWAWPIQKEVATSLAYLPEWKENIMKLYLLTQMPH